A single genomic interval of Gammaproteobacteria bacterium harbors:
- a CDS encoding nuclear transport factor 2 family protein: protein MSQADASSILREFLDALAGRDFSRARACLSDHGFVYSSPLSVFSDPDAFIVDISRLGCILEKLETRRMFADGAEVCVIVNFEVRMAELSSIDVALWASIEDGRIITMKAFFDGRKYDALFE, encoded by the coding sequence ATGAGTCAGGCCGACGCATCCTCGATCCTGCGGGAATTTCTCGATGCCCTGGCCGGGCGTGATTTCTCGCGGGCGCGCGCCTGCCTGTCTGACCATGGCTTTGTCTATTCCAGCCCGCTTTCCGTGTTCAGCGATCCCGATGCGTTCATCGTCGACATCTCCCGCCTGGGCTGCATACTGGAAAAACTCGAAACGAGGCGAATGTTTGCCGATGGCGCCGAGGTGTGCGTCATCGTCAACTTCGAGGTGCGCATGGCGGAGCTGAGTTCCATCGACGTGGCATTGTGGGCTTCCATCGAGGACGGCAGGATCATCACGATGAAGGCGTTCTTTGACGGGCGGAAATACGACGCCTTGTTCGAGTGA
- a CDS encoding sulfotransferase domain-containing protein, producing MQKRLIMLASYPRSGNTYLRTILWHCFKLPSASVYQQDLLGAKTLEKYVGHVEIAPGGLQNWSGKKGIQAVKTHKYPADDTPAIYVVRDGRAASISLWEFTHRKITLDELIEGRHQYGTWADHLAAWRPWERAGTLLLRYEDMAENLPLVLEEISRYLGLRILARKVPDRDRIADIALIWVRKPTDWRQCISEPQLDLFEKINGDMMRRMGYAVHAGGG from the coding sequence ATGCAAAAACGGCTCATCATGCTGGCGTCGTATCCCCGCAGCGGAAACACCTATCTGCGCACGATCCTCTGGCATTGCTTCAAGCTGCCTTCCGCCAGCGTCTACCAGCAGGACCTGCTCGGCGCCAAGACCCTGGAAAAGTATGTCGGCCATGTCGAGATCGCCCCCGGGGGGCTGCAGAACTGGTCCGGGAAAAAGGGGATACAGGCGGTCAAGACCCACAAATACCCGGCGGACGATACGCCGGCGATCTATGTGGTGCGGGACGGAAGGGCCGCCAGCATCAGCCTGTGGGAGTTTACCCACCGGAAGATCACCCTGGACGAGCTGATCGAGGGCAGGCATCAGTACGGTACCTGGGCCGATCACCTCGCGGCGTGGCGGCCGTGGGAGCGCGCCGGTACCCTGCTGCTGCGGTACGAGGATATGGCGGAAAATCTGCCGCTCGTGCTGGAGGAGATCAGCCGGTATCTGGGCCTGAGGATCCTCGCGCGCAAGGTGCCCGACCGGGACCGGATCGCGGACATCGCCCTGATCTGGGTGCGGAAGCCTACCGACTGGCGCCAGTGCATCAGCGAGCCGCAGCTCGATCTGTTCGAGAAGATCAATGGAGACATGATGAGAAGGATGGGATACGCCGTGCATGCGGGCGGCGGTTGA
- a CDS encoding cyclic nucleotide-binding domain-containing protein yields MTNEAADARLLAASTIGEELDEQECRVLAGVMGVRRLHDQELLVSEGQMENTLFVLMEGRLSVIGSILGQELVVYTMKTGECAGTRAFVDRTPRKATLRASGETLVYTMTPAAFESLLDRHPHIVYKVMRALFRITHSNLLRMRDESQELVNYVSKIHGRY; encoded by the coding sequence ATGACGAATGAAGCAGCGGACGCCAGGCTTCTCGCCGCATCAACCATCGGCGAGGAACTTGACGAGCAGGAGTGCCGCGTCCTGGCCGGCGTCATGGGGGTGCGTCGCCTGCATGACCAGGAGCTCCTGGTATCCGAGGGGCAGATGGAGAACACGCTGTTCGTGCTGATGGAGGGGAGGCTTTCCGTCATCGGATCCATCCTCGGGCAGGAGCTGGTGGTATACACCATGAAAACCGGCGAATGCGCGGGCACGCGCGCCTTCGTGGACCGCACCCCGCGCAAGGCCACGCTGCGCGCCAGCGGTGAGACGCTGGTGTATACCATGACCCCGGCCGCCTTCGAGTCCTTGCTCGACCGGCATCCGCACATCGTCTACAAGGTCATGCGCGCGCTGTTCCGCATCACCCATTCCAATCTGCTGCGCATGCGGGATGAAAGCCAGGAGCTGGTCAACTACGTTTCAAAGATTCACGGGCGCTATTAG
- a CDS encoding glycosyltransferase family protein codes for MAPRLRQTPPVNTVEAFRQAQALHRAGQLPQAAALYRGIVQAEPHNFDALCMLALLEYQFGRGEESLRLLDRALAVDPSSVNAICNRGNVLMAMRRHEEALASMDRALALQPGIAEVHFNRGVILQALMRQQEALAAYERALALKPGYAEAWLNRGNALETLSRTDEALASYERAAALRPELAPVHFNRGNILRKLGRKEEALESYGRVLALKPDYAEAWNNRGNVLRELNCPEAALPDIERALALRPEYADAWLNRGIILDVLSRREEALDCFRRVIALQPDHAEAHYCISLQRLLNGDFRQGWAEYEWRWKVADTGIPPDYPQPLWLGREDLDGRGILLHAEQGFGDTLQFCRYARLVADRGARVILQVQPSLASLLARLAGPAQIVAQGAPLPPFDLHCPLMSLPLALGTDLQSIPAGIPYLSADTAKVAAWRTRLGTGNTPRVGLAWSGRPTHRNDTNRSIRLQELAPLLDAGATFVSLQKEVREEDRASLASMPGIRHFGDALQDYDDTAALIECLDLVVTVDTSVAHLAGALGKPVWILLPSNPDWRWLLQREDSPWYPTARLFRQARINDWNNPISNVASALVEFLRHVRPRRVPPS; via the coding sequence ATGGCGCCCCGGCTCCGGCAGACCCCGCCCGTGAATACCGTCGAGGCATTCCGGCAGGCGCAGGCGCTGCATCGCGCAGGCCAACTGCCCCAGGCGGCCGCATTGTACCGCGGGATCGTTCAGGCCGAACCGCATAACTTCGATGCGCTGTGCATGCTCGCGCTGCTGGAATACCAGTTCGGCCGCGGCGAGGAATCCCTGCGCCTGCTCGACCGCGCGCTCGCCGTAGATCCGTCCTCCGTCAACGCGATCTGCAATCGCGGCAATGTTCTGATGGCCATGCGCCGGCATGAGGAGGCCCTGGCCAGCATGGATCGCGCACTCGCATTGCAGCCCGGCATCGCCGAGGTCCACTTCAACCGCGGCGTGATCCTGCAGGCGCTGATGCGGCAGCAGGAGGCGCTGGCCGCATACGAACGGGCGCTCGCGCTGAAACCCGGCTACGCCGAGGCCTGGCTCAACCGCGGCAACGCGCTCGAGACCCTGTCGCGCACAGACGAGGCGCTCGCCTCCTATGAGCGCGCCGCGGCGCTCAGGCCCGAACTCGCACCGGTGCATTTCAATCGCGGCAACATCCTGCGCAAACTCGGCCGCAAGGAAGAAGCCCTGGAGAGTTATGGCCGGGTCCTCGCGCTCAAACCCGATTATGCCGAGGCATGGAACAATCGCGGCAACGTCCTGCGCGAGCTGAACTGTCCGGAAGCGGCGCTGCCGGACATCGAGCGTGCGCTGGCGCTCAGACCGGAATACGCCGATGCCTGGCTCAATCGCGGCATCATCCTCGACGTCCTGTCCCGGCGCGAAGAGGCGCTGGACTGTTTCAGGCGCGTCATCGCGCTGCAACCGGATCACGCCGAGGCGCATTATTGCATCAGCCTGCAGCGCCTGCTGAACGGGGACTTCAGGCAGGGCTGGGCGGAATACGAGTGGCGCTGGAAGGTGGCTGACACGGGAATCCCGCCCGACTACCCGCAGCCGCTGTGGCTGGGACGCGAGGACCTTGACGGCAGGGGCATCCTGCTCCATGCCGAGCAGGGATTTGGCGATACGCTCCAGTTCTGTCGCTACGCGCGGCTCGTCGCGGATCGGGGCGCGCGGGTGATCCTGCAGGTGCAACCCTCGCTGGCATCGCTGCTGGCCCGCCTGGCCGGGCCGGCACAGATCGTCGCGCAGGGCGCGCCGCTGCCGCCGTTCGATCTCCATTGCCCGCTGATGAGCCTGCCGCTCGCCCTGGGTACGGACCTGCAGTCAATACCCGCCGGCATTCCCTACCTGAGCGCCGACACTGCGAAGGTCGCCGCATGGCGCACGCGGCTCGGGACTGGAAACACGCCGCGCGTCGGACTCGCATGGTCCGGTCGCCCAACGCACAGGAACGACACGAACCGCTCCATCCGCCTCCAAGAGCTCGCCCCGCTGCTCGATGCCGGAGCGACCTTCGTCAGCCTGCAGAAGGAAGTACGGGAGGAGGATCGCGCAAGCCTTGCGTCCATGCCCGGGATCAGGCATTTCGGCGACGCGCTGCAGGATTACGACGATACCGCCGCGCTGATCGAATGCCTCGACCTGGTCGTCACGGTCGATACCTCCGTCGCCCATCTCGCCGGCGCGCTCGGCAAGCCGGTATGGATCCTGCTGCCGTCGAATCCGGATTGGCGCTGGCTGCTGCAGCGCGAGGACAGCCCGTGGTACCCGACCGCGCGGCTGTTCCGGCAGGCGCGTATTAACGACTGGAACAATCCGATATCGAACGTCGCCTCGGCACTGGTTGAGTTTCTTCGGCACGTTCGGCCACGGCGCGTACCACCTTCCTGA
- a CDS encoding fused MFS/spermidine synthase has protein sequence MEQTRHSLLSSWFLFIVSFVEGGAVMAVEITGAKLVGPYYGSSLYVWAAVLALTLGGLTTGYFLGGMVSRRFPCKRTLYLIMLVSALLVLLMPWSARLVMTATLGLDLRLGITLSCLAFLFPPLICFGMVSPLIIRLVTPHDSRVGHAAGTVYAVSTVGGIIATYVVAFYAIPDVGMRESLLFTAAMLGLFPLLYFSGVERRITGG, from the coding sequence ATGGAACAGACGCGTCACTCGCTGTTGTCCTCCTGGTTTCTGTTCATCGTCTCGTTCGTCGAAGGCGGCGCCGTCATGGCCGTCGAGATCACCGGCGCCAAGCTCGTCGGCCCCTACTACGGCAGTTCGCTCTACGTCTGGGCGGCGGTGCTGGCGCTGACCCTGGGCGGCCTCACGACGGGGTATTTCCTCGGTGGAATGGTGTCGCGGCGTTTCCCCTGCAAGCGGACCCTCTACCTCATCATGCTGGTGTCCGCGCTGCTGGTACTGCTCATGCCGTGGAGCGCGCGCCTCGTCATGACGGCGACACTGGGTCTCGACCTGCGGCTGGGCATCACGCTGTCATGCCTGGCGTTCCTGTTTCCGCCGCTGATCTGCTTCGGCATGGTCTCGCCCCTGATCATCCGCCTGGTGACGCCCCACGACAGCCGGGTCGGCCACGCCGCCGGAACGGTCTACGCGGTGTCCACCGTCGGCGGCATCATCGCCACCTATGTGGTCGCCTTCTACGCCATCCCCGACGTCGGCATGCGGGAAAGCCTGCTGTTCACGGCGGCGATGCTCGGGCTGTTCCCCCTGCTCTATTTCTCCGGCGTCGAGCGGCGGATCACGGGCGGGTGA
- a CDS encoding fused MFS/spermidine synthase — MMREGVESKAVSRRRWLSVSGGGASAAPRLLLTLAFTEGAAVMVAELVGARMLAPQYGNSLYVWGAIIGVTLISLTLGYYLGGLLSYRRRRTELVYWFLLVAAFLIALMPTLAHTLMVALDGMGAVRAILLATSLYLLPPLLLLGATTPLIISILSRDVADAGGVTGMVYATSTVGGILGTFAAGFYLIPDFGLTRTAVAAGIVLAILPFVLLLRLRHYPALLYPLALVLLLMPGAADKPHPGVRVLYQSEGLLGQLKVVDVSYTTPDGRSHKNDRILFVNRAGQTWVNLDTGQAVWEYVHYLKTIGSVLPPGARVLLLGLGGGMTARNMQAIGHSVDSVELDERVPDIARRYFGLAGDSKVIVDDGRHYLRNTRERYDLIIFDVYQAEIPPAHMLTLETFRELQQRLNPGGFVVISYTGFLTGPTGYGARSIYKTLLAAGYEVSLVPTGANEDTRNNIYIATLGAVDFTRPRAPLVIGGQVRSLPELFIDPALLDLEQAMVLRDNQPILEKLNLEAAAIWRASYHRIFTRPFLEMGIPLFE; from the coding sequence ATGATGCGCGAAGGCGTCGAATCGAAGGCGGTTTCCAGGCGGCGGTGGCTCTCCGTGAGCGGTGGAGGGGCGTCCGCTGCGCCGCGGCTGCTGCTGACGCTGGCGTTCACCGAGGGCGCGGCCGTGATGGTCGCCGAACTCGTCGGTGCCAGGATGCTCGCACCCCAATACGGAAATTCCCTCTATGTGTGGGGCGCGATCATCGGCGTCACGCTCATCAGCCTGACACTCGGTTATTACCTGGGCGGCCTGCTGTCGTACCGCCGCCGGCGCACGGAGCTCGTGTACTGGTTCCTGCTGGTCGCGGCGTTCCTGATCGCGCTCATGCCGACCCTTGCGCATACGCTGATGGTCGCCCTCGACGGGATGGGAGCGGTCAGGGCGATACTGCTCGCGACCTCGCTCTATCTCCTGCCACCGCTGTTGCTCCTCGGTGCGACGACGCCGCTGATCATCTCGATCCTGTCCCGCGACGTCGCCGATGCCGGCGGGGTAACGGGCATGGTCTACGCGACATCAACCGTGGGCGGCATCCTGGGCACCTTCGCCGCGGGGTTTTACCTCATCCCGGATTTCGGCCTGACGCGGACGGCGGTCGCCGCCGGCATCGTGCTCGCGATCCTGCCCTTCGTCCTGCTGCTGCGCCTGCGGCATTACCCCGCGTTGCTGTATCCGCTGGCGCTGGTGCTGCTGTTGATGCCCGGCGCGGCGGACAAACCCCACCCCGGCGTCAGGGTGCTCTATCAGTCCGAGGGACTGCTCGGCCAGCTCAAGGTGGTGGACGTTTCGTACACCACACCCGACGGCCGCTCCCACAAGAACGACCGGATCCTGTTCGTCAACCGCGCCGGCCAGACCTGGGTCAACCTCGACACGGGACAGGCGGTGTGGGAGTACGTGCATTACCTGAAGACCATCGGCAGCGTGCTGCCGCCGGGCGCGCGCGTACTGCTGCTGGGGCTGGGCGGCGGCATGACCGCGCGCAATATGCAGGCCATCGGGCACAGCGTTGACAGCGTCGAGCTCGACGAGCGCGTCCCCGACATCGCCCGCCGCTATTTCGGTCTCGCGGGCGACAGCAAGGTCATTGTCGACGACGGGCGCCACTACCTCCGCAACACGCGCGAGCGCTATGACCTGATCATCTTCGACGTCTACCAGGCCGAGATTCCGCCGGCGCACATGCTGACCTTGGAGACGTTCCGCGAATTGCAGCAGCGGCTGAATCCCGGAGGCTTCGTCGTGATCAGCTATACCGGTTTCCTGACCGGGCCGACCGGTTACGGGGCGAGATCCATCTACAAGACCCTGCTCGCGGCCGGCTACGAGGTGAGTCTGGTCCCGACGGGCGCCAACGAGGATACGCGCAACAACATCTACATCGCGACGCTCGGCGCGGTCGATTTCACCCGGCCGCGCGCGCCGCTGGTAATCGGGGGCCAGGTGCGATCGCTGCCCGAGCTGTTCATCGATCCGGCGCTGCTCGACCTGGAACAGGCCATGGTGCTGCGCGACAACCAGCCGATCCTGGAGAAGCTCAACCTGGAGGCGGCGGCCATCTGGCGCGCGAGCTATCACCGGATCTTCACCCGGCCCTTTCTCGAGATGGGCATCCCGCTGTTCGAGTAG